The Glycine soja cultivar W05 chromosome 4, ASM419377v2, whole genome shotgun sequence genomic sequence tatattttcttatatttgttaaaaagtaattaatttttttaagcataCTTTATTTCCAAGAATccatattatatatgttttttcatttttatattttcatgtaaagAGGTGAGAATCTTACATTCTGGTAGGaatgtttgaaatttttcttaTTCAACCTTATTGATTTactataaaacattttaaagaaactgataaaatagattaatgttattttccaagtagtaaagtaaatTTTCAACGATAAAAACTTCATATTTTAACagggcattttttttttttatcgtttaAAGAGTTTATAAAACTGTCACGAATTATCATATTTTCATGCAGTTCCAACTTTCAAGctgttttttttactgcaaaaaCTAACCTTAGGGATTTATTTTGTTAGTTTAGgtaccaaataaaaaaacaatttaggttaattttttaaaataatttaagattaatTGAGCAATTTAACctacttttttgttttagagGATTcaactattttcttaaaaacccttaagagtgaatcaagtaaCAATTAAGTATATTATGACACGTTGAATAAGTATATCAATCAATGCaaagttttattatatatatactcttccatattataacatttctcatcttcatcttctctgAAATCCTCTCCCTTAGTCTTAGATCAATCAATGCAAAGGATAAgaattgagttttgattttCACCGAGAGAGAAAGTGAAAGTGTGAACGGTACTTGGAGATTCCATTGGAGGTTGTAGGAAGGGAGAGAGGATTACAAAGAAgatgaaaaatggaaaaatcATAATATGGGAGGGtatataataaaacttaatttgCACCCTGATCGATCTGAGAGCTAAGAATAATGGTGTATAGTGAACCACCAATGAAGTACTTCACACCAGAACAATGACCTTATAATATGCATGCAAAATTAGCGCTTACTGCTTGgtgtatatatttttcttattaattaccttcttttgtttttcttgataGGGAGTTTTTAATTCAAACaggaaagaaagataaaaataaaataaaaatctcactCATTGAATTCAATGACACAATCACAGCTAAGGGAAGGGAGTGTAACTCAATGAGCGGAGAAAAACATATaagttatataatttattgtaaacCTCTTTCATTACTTAAACAAAgattattgataaaaaagacagttacaaaaaaaattccaaaaatattttcatttaaaatatatttcaacgtaattatatgtataaatatataGATTATTAATGATCCACcaacatgataaaataaaagaggcataattgtatatatattatattacaagagtaaattatttatatttattatttggagAGTCTAAATAGTTAGTTAAACATACATAAAAATTGCTATAAATCTCTTACTAATTGTAtttgaagataaataaaaaattcatatatatatatatatatatattatatgatatttttaaatttttaattttaatatttatctttactcttgatttattaaataataacataataaatttataaagtcACATATTATCACTTAACAAACACTTAAACTAACCATAAGTAtcaaaaagtaaatttttttaatggtagtcaaatgtttttttaattagtaagcaaaaaagaaatatattacatGCATTAACAACGTATTTAAgtctaaaaaaatatgtttcatgAAAGTAGAGGCAAGACCCGTTTCTTCCAAAGAGTAGCAAATGACCAATGAGCACGAGTGTATGAACCAACCAGGAAAAGTAACATGAAAATTTGGCAAATTGCAATCAAGTTAAAACATATAATTGGGTACTTTCGTATCAGGTTTCctactttttttcctttcagttttctgtttcttttcttttcacttcgcTGTGAGGTTGACGCAAAGACTGAGGTCAAGCCACTAACACACACTACACTTGGCGCGCATTTTTTTCCATGGGAAACCGCTTATCCGAAGTCGCCGCAGGCCGCGCCGCCATCGGCGGCATCGCCGCCGATTTTCTCAATCTGGCCGCCGCTCCAATCGACGCTGTCGAGAACTTCCTCAGGTCCCGCGGCCACCACGGCCTCTTCTCTCAGATCGAGGTTCTTTTCTTCCTCTGCTTCTTAACGAGTTTCtcagtgtgttttttttttgcacctTCTCACTCGCTTTCATTGATCGATCTTCAACTTCGTTCGTGCCTGGTTTTTGTGGAAAAAGCTTTTACATTACAGTTGCCTCTTGTTGTGCTGCAGTTATCGTTTTCCGCTTCTGGCTTGCGTGATCGTGATGTGCTCTTCAAGGTTCGTTTCTGTCGGTTAAACTTTTCATGAATCTAAAACTCTTGCGTCCTATCCTACctatttaatttagttatttatagataaactTGTTTCAGTTCTGTTTGGTTCGAAATTCGAATAGAACTTTTGGTTAATTATCTGATTAGTGATTAATCTCTGTTTTGTACCAGCTCAATTATTGCTTGTATTGGTTTCTTCTCTTTGGCAAACTACCAGAATGCAaatttaggaagaaaaaaaatattagggaAACTTATGATCATTTCAATCAGTGCTAGTTGTATTTTACTTCTAGAATTCAGGAGCATGTAACCTGGGGTCATGAATTCATCGACTAAAATCTCTGATAAGAAGTTTTTCACCAAGCACTGAAAAGTGAAATACACGAACAAAAGAAAATACCTATAGTCCTACACTAATCCTGGCCAAGTGCAAACAGAGTTTCTTAAGTAAAAGAAGAAAGCATAACAATTCATTTCCTAATTGTTATTTAATATACAGacaaatgatttatttcataaaataatgtcttagtgcaaaaaaaaaatgaaacagatAATGTAAAACTTCTGAATAATAGCTTGCTTAGCTGCCATCATGTTTTAGACTATGCTAGATCCTTACATTGACATAAGAGATCAAGGAATATCAGAAATAGACCGCATTAACATAGTTGAGCAAATAAACCACATGGACCAATTGGGCACTTGTATCTacataatgattatttttttttttgcgattTAAGTCAAGGTTCTCTTAACTTGAAGTGTCCCTTTGGATATAAGATTGCCActcttttgaataaaataatgctTTTAATAGCTAATATTCTCATCATTCAGTCAAATGAATCTTGCTTCTATGAGAAAAAAGTTAGGATGTTTTATATCTAACTTTCTTTGATGTAGAGTAATCCAATGATGGTTCTTTATGCAAGAGGAAAAAATGGAGCACTTGAGGAGCTTTGCCGCACGGAAGTAGTTCTGAATTCATCAAGTCCAAGATGGATTACTAAACACACCCTCATTTATCATTTTGAGGTTGTTCAGGTTTTAGTGTAAGTTTGAATCTGATCTTTTATACTTCAAACAAGGCAGAtgagcatttttttatttttatttttaccaaaATCTTTTCTGTAAAAATTCTTTCATCACAGGTTTCGTGTGTATGATGTTGATACTCAGTTTCACAATGTAGATATAAAGGTATAGTGTTTACAATGGCTTGTATGCTCGGTTCTTTTTTCAGTCAGGTGTAGTTCCAATATATAATTTCCTCATCAAATTAAATTCTAGTCTACCATTTCTTATTTTTGAGAATTTTATAAATGTTAAACTGTTAACAAATTTATGCATACAGTGGTTATTAGTTTGTACCTGAATGACAATTTTTTCTGTCAATGCTTTTGTACTAGTAATGCTATCTATCTTGTTTTATTGATTATTCATACTTTctgtacaattttttattttcctttcaaatacaaatttataGAAAATCAGAAAGCTTAGATACTTTTTTCCCCAATTTTCTAGATTTTACTGAGAAATGTGTGCCAATGATTTTGACTTCTGAGTATCTTGTAATTTTCATTAAGATACGTGAGGAGGGAAAATATACAAGTACCAACTAGCTGTGTGATAAATTAATGATCACTTATCTTACTTAGCAGTGTAGATGTAACCATTATAGGAATAACAATCCTTCTTTTTGAGCATTGTCTCTTGGATTTGAGAATTATCTCTTGGATATGATAATCTGAGGTTTAGGAGTTCATATAAAAGAATATCAGGGTTAGAAAGtgtttgtattacattattattgttaaatagtTTACTGTTTTCTGCAGTTCTTCAAGTTATAATAATGTTACCAATATATTTTGACAATATGAACTTATCAAATATTATTCTTGAAAAATGGTTAAGTTGGGGTGTTTAAATtgcatttttctatttaattgtATTGCATGAAAAGTAACTCTATTTCAATCTCATGCCGTATGTTTTTTTCCAACATCCTATTGTATATTGATCTCTTTACTTACAACATTTCAAGTCTTTATATATTTGTGTTGCATGTTGAAGTTAGTGTTCCATGTGATTATATTTACCTTCTAGACCATTGCATTggcttctttccttctttttggagtgaagataattttcaggttatattcttaaatttctgtgtggatattttaaatttgaaaagtaaTTGTAGCCTGTTCggtgaaaaataaaacagtGTACTTGATAAACATGGACCTTTGGAGCATATATTTGACAATTTTGGTACTATTATTTGCATAAATGGTTTCCTTACAGCCTTCTTGTGGACCACTAGATAACAACTTGACCcagcttatattttttttctgaatgacTTAGATTCTGCACAACTCCTCATAAGGTTGGGCAATGCTCCCAACTCTTTccataacaaaatatttgttttccaTGTTGGCCATCTTGTCTTCTTGTTAATTAGATGTATAACATGTTCAGAGAGAATATCAACATAAAAAGGTCCAGATTATAACTATTTGGTTGATTTGTGCAGATGCTTGATCTAGATGAACAGCAATTTCTTGGCGAGGCAACCTGTGCACTATCTCAGGTAACAGAgaatgtaaaattttatgtcGACATAAATCTGACAATGGAAAGAAATTCATTGCACTACAAATGAAACTGGATCTTTATAATCCAGTCCTCCTAACTATCTCACAATGTAATTATCTAATATATGATGCTTGAAGATGTGTTAAGATATAAAGTTATAGTTCATTTGGTAACTGCCAAgcatattaaaagttttttaaaccAAGAAAGAAATGCTTACTCAAATTATGCTTCCCTTGGCATTACtgcaattaaaattatatcCCAATAATTATACCCAATGTTAACAAAGTGGCTTCTGCAGATAATCACACAACCTGATAAGTCATTGACTATAGATCTATACACAGAAGATTCTGTCGGATCTACCCTTTCCAAAAACTGTGGGAAACTCATGGTGCATGGTGAGGAATGTATTAGCTCAAAGACTGCAATAGAGATGGTATTCAGGTGTTCAGATTTGGAATACAAGTATCTCTTCTCAAGAACTGTAAGtacctattttctttttcattttcacatTATGAAGAGTGCCAGCTCTGCTATAAGACATGTTTATGTTTGTCTTGCAGGACCCCTTTTTATTGATATCAAAAGTTGTGGAGGCTGGTGCCCAAATTCCAATTTGCAAAACAGAAGTTATAAGGAATGATCTCAACCCAATATGGAAATCGGTGTTTGTGAATATTCAACAAGTGGGAAGCAAGGTATATAACTGTTGAAACAGAGAAAAATAGATTCAGTAGATGATGAAACCGTGTGTATAAACTAAACAACAGAGCCCATTTTTTATAGGCTAATTGccataaatacaaaaaattattagagaTTTTATTCCTATATacatgatatgatatgatatgctTATAAATCAGATTCTAATAAGATATGCCTATAATTACAAGGATCctaactaaaaaaattcattttgatcTGATGTTCTACATATAGTTGAATTGAAGCTATctaatttgtcatttttataatGTACAGGACAGTCCTTTGATAATAGAGTGCTATAACTTTAATAGCAATGGAAAACATGATTTAATGGGGTAAACAGCAGTTCCTTTTTCATGTATCTGTCTATGTTTCCATTATGTCTACGTCTATGCTGAAATACATATAGGGTTGTTTATTCTTGAGTTATCAGAAAAGTGCAGAGATCTTTGGTGGAGTTGGAGAACATTCATAATAATGGCCAaggagaaaatttatttttgcctTCTGCTGATGGACAAAACCATGATAACAAggtcttattatatttttattaaattaatttctatcATGAATTCCCGTCTTTCCCTAAAAGCTTATGTGACTATAATACAGGTGTTGAAGAGCCAACTATTTGTGGAAAAATTTACTGAAAGTGTCCAATATACTTTCTTGGATTACTTGGCGGGGGGATTTGAATTGAATTTCATGGTGGCTGTTGACTTTACAGGTATAGAACAATATCCTCAAACTTCTTGTACTGGTCTCTGGGTATAAATATAAAGATCAAGCGACGGAGAATGACACGTTAATATTATGATTATTGTATTTGTAATTTTGGAATTTGTGCTCACTTGTTGAGTCTTGTGTTATTAATTGCCGAAAATTGTACATCCTATTCCAGATTATGATAAAACACCAATTGATTAAAGGCTTCACCAAAGGCTTCACTAATTGAATCAGTTGACATCAAAGGCTTCACCAAATCTACATTGTCAATTTCTCCTAGTATTCCATTTCTGTCACCATGTcccaaaatatgaaaaaatatttctctcAGGATATATATGGAGAGGACCAAATGGTTGGCCTCATTGGAAGCAGTGTCCTTCCCTTCTATGAACATACTCTTGGATCTTGGTATGGCAAATGTCGAAtgcctttgtttttgaattgggTCCTTGTTTGGTTATTTCCACCCTTGTTGTTATTCTAATTTGTAGCAGAAGATTGTTTGCCTAATTGGGTTTGATTCGAGTAGGTATTTCCCATTTGGCTTGAACCTATTGTGGTTGAATTATACTATAAGTGCCCtgacttaaaataattaactcgCTAGACTTAGTAACTGCTTCCTGAAATATGCGATTTGGCTAAACAAAATTGGGTTTCATTGCAAGATCTGATTCAAACCCTATATCTCTCCATACCACTCTTACCAAGATAATGGCTTTCGACAGTTAATGTGGGTCATGAGTATGGGTCCTCCTTCCAATTGTCTTGCTCAAGCCATTGATAAACTATTTCAATGCTTGTTCTTCAAGAATTTCTAGAAGTAATGCCAATAATATCTCAAACATTTGAACATAATCTTCAACAACAATGACCTTATCCCATTAGGTGAGGTTGGCTACATGAATCACAGATCATCATAAGGTTCAGTTAAAAACCAAATTCTCAGGGATATTATTCACCATAAGATCCCTTTTAATAATTTCCTCCAATGCTCTTCAAGTGGCTTGACTGAGATAGACAAGGTCTTGGCTGTGGACTGACTCAACACATAGTGATTCTGCTGATTTGCTAGAGGCTGAGCTTGCAGGTAGTGATTCTATACCTCCTGGCTCGACTTAATATTGATCATGCTAATTCATATGGATAGAAGTATCCAAATGTTCTCTTGCTTGGGCCTGGTTTTGCTTGTCAATCTTGAAGTGCAAGGCTCAATCTTGACCGTTGATAATGAGAAAACTATCTGCTTCAACTCTTATCGTCATCTCCAAATTATAGGGGACATTAATGCAATGGTTCCCTCCTCTGTTTACTTGGTCAAATGCTTGTCTTTCTGCAATGGTTTAGGATTTTCACATTTCAAACTGTTACCTAAGGGAAAAACTgtcattttttcatttctaaCTCCCTTTCTAGGTTACCAACTGGTTCTGCAGATACATCATTTGCACCAATTCTGTGGCTGTTGTGTCTTGAGTGCACCCATTTTGTCTCCACCATCACCTCTGACTGCCATGTGGCATTCAATCTCTTATTTATTGGTGTTCCTCACCTTGTTGGATCAGCTGAAGGTAGGTGAATATGTGAAGACAGCACCAGGCTGTCTTTGGTTCCTTCAGTTGTGGATCTATCTACCAATATTTCTGGGAGCATCCTCTTTCTGCCATTGAAGTTTCTATCCCAGAGAACTCGTCTTTTTATGGCCATATCTGTTCCAATTTcttgcctcttccatttttccaATATCATCAGTACTTGCATCATGTGGATTAGCCTTGCAAAGCATTCTTTTGACAGAGGTTTACTGTAATGGTAGAAGTTCAACATAAATTCACAATTGCTGCACTAGTGGAGGAGTCTGGATGTGTCCTGTTTACCTTGAGGAACCATTTGTGGGTTCCACAAAATGCTAATCCTCTAAGGCCATTGTTGTCAGGCTCAACAGCTGGTATGAGATTGCCCTTCCCTCTCCTTATCCTCTCTATTTTCCTCCCCACAGCTGACACTCTTTTCATtaggaagataaaagaagatacACTTAATATAAACTCAAGAGTTCATGTTACACTTTGATCTAACATGCTTCTGGTTATACATGGGATGACGGGGAAGATATACATTCTTATGGTTACCCTTCTCTTGTTTACCAGCTTCAAATGGAAATCCACGCCTTCCAGATTCTTTGCATTATATTGATCCTTCAGGACGACCAAATGCATACCAGAGGGTGAGAAATGATTCTTGGTGTAAATTCAAAACTTTATTTGCTATTGATCCATAGTTGATGTGCTATGAATGCTTTCTCTAGGCAATTGTCGAGGTTGGGGAAGTGTTACAGTTGTATGATTCAGACAAACGATTTCCTACTTGGGGATTTGGAGCACGACCAATTGATGGTCCTGTTTGCCATTGTTTCAACTTGAACGGAAGTAGTCATTACTGTGAAGTAGAACTGCTATGCCTGATCTAGCTCATATTGTCATATTGAAACAGTTCTTTATTAGTTAGAAGTTGCTGTCTGTTGTAGGTGGAAGGGATCCAAGGAATTCTGATGGCTTACACAAGTGCCCTGCTTAATGTATCTCTTGCAGGACCTACACTTTTTGGACCGGTCATAAGCACTGCTGCACTGATTGCCAGCCAATCTGTAGCAAATGGTGGAAGAAAGTActttgttttattaataatcACAGTAAGTTGACATATTTAGCAATGTTCGATATCATATTTAGCTCTGAaagtaaattgtaattttgccTCATTAAACGTAGTTCATAAGTTTATTGTAGCTAAATGGTTCTTTGGTTGTTTGTCATTTATGTTTCTCTGTAGTTTGCCTTAATGCATCCATAATTTCATACTATGCATAGTAAGCATGGTGTATTTTGTCTTACATGTAACAAAAAATCACCTATCCTTCTGACTCCTAAGAATTTTATAAAGAGTTTTCAATCCCCTTGTTTTTGCACTGCTGCTGAGTTTTAATTGGTATGCCCAAAAGGATGGAGTAGTGACAGATCTCCAAGAAACAAAAGATGCTATTGTCAAAGCATCTGACCTGCCATTGTCAATCCTTATTGTTGGGGTAGGAGGAGCTGATTTCAAAGAAATGGAGGTAATAAATCCAACTGGTATACTGTTTGCACGTAGACTTGTGATTATTAGCTGTCTAAGGCGATGAGCTGTGCGTGTGACTGGTATACTGCCCCATAAggccttttgtaattttgtcGTCCAATTTCTTGTCTCTTAGGTTTTGGATGCAGACAAGGGAGAGAGGCTAGAAAGTTCATATGGACGCGTTGCTTCACGTGATATAGTCCAATTTATTCCATTTCGGGAGGTTCAAAGTAagtatcaatttaaaatattagaattgaGATAGTGATGAGGATTTCAGCACTTTGCATGAAATCACATTACCATCGTTGtaccaagaaagaaaaactgaGTACTTCTTTGAGAGAATGAGGTTTTGGCGAATGATGCCTAACATATCAAATACTTGCAAACTTCTTTCTCTTGCAGGTGGACTTTCAGTTGTTCAAGCATTTCTAGCAGAATTACCGGCTCAATTTTTAACTTACGTGAGGAGCAGAAATATCCAGCCGAACCTCTAGACATGTAAAAACTGTACATAAAGTTTTCTATTCCATTGGTCATTGTGCAATTTGGAGGTCCTTTTCAGTGTTTCAATCAACGAATTCGGCTAAAGAGCTGAGGAACTGTTGCTTTGTGCTAATAAACGGCTCATGAAAGGTTCGCCCTCGAGCTGTCTTATCCAAAGGATATGTTTGATGGAGCCTTATGATTgacatttccttttcttttttgtgcacGTGTCCTTTTGGGTTTTCCTAGATGATTGGTTTTGGTTTGTCTGAAAATAGTAACACTACAGATTGAAATCAATGATTTCTTCCAAATGAGGACAAATCTTAGTCCTTATGTCTACACTTTATGATATGATTTTAATGGAGATCCAATAATTTGGGGATGTCTTTAGATAGCATTACATATGTATCCAAAAAGAACTTCAGCACCGCTGaagtctattatttttttagttcattaATCATTATACCCATTTTGTCTTATGGCTGTTAAGGCTCATTTTAAAGGAAAATGAATAAGACGGAATTTGAAAATTGGAAATTAGTTTGATATAATGAATGTTAAATAGCATATCTATCTCGGGATTTCCCCTCTCTTTTGAAGAATCACTTTATTTGATAGTTATGATATACGTCCTCAAAAAAACAGATTGAAAAGTATACAAGTCTAACATATAAGCAAGTAGTATTGGGTTCGGTAAGAGATTTGGGTAATTTAAGGAGGTTATAAGTTCATATTTCTTCCCCACCAccgttgtattttttttacaagaaaaaaaaaagaatccaacatatcaatttaaaagaaaagcaaGTAAGAAAGAGCATTAAAGAGAAGTAAAACTGTAACATCAGCACCACATGATACGTTTTAGTAATAGATTATAAACAAGTATAATTTCTAATGTGATAAGGCtttctttttgttgttattaaatGCACGAGACTTtgattagtgttttttttttccacatttGCCTCGGGCTTAGtttaaatcatttatttaaatatgtgaAATTGGAGGCACACTTTTTTAAAGGATAGAGAAGAAAGCAGGAGAaattcacaatttaaaaaaaatatacaattcaTTTTTGTGCCTATTTCTCTTTATACACGAAGTTAGCTGTATTTTACCGTATAAATCGttagtatattatttaaaataatatgtaaataagaaaaatgtatCATTAAACATAATACTCGTAAagttatagaaaataaatcGTATATagaatttttgaaaattgattattaatttagaGGACGGAACTAATACAAAATATCATGTTGACTTTAAAGAACAtgcacaattttataatttaagaatTTAGAGGAcagaaataatacaaaaatatcatGTTGACTTTGATGAGCatgcttaattttataatttaagaaaGTACAGTTGAACTTTATAATATTTGAGGTTGTtggtttattttcaaaattttagactTGACAAGTCTGACTTTTTTAATTCACCTAATAAAGATTCTATTAAGGTGTAATTCGGActtttaaacttaaatttatttttaaagtctATTTAAAATCCTAGTATATAATAagacattttaaatattttaaaatattacttctaaataaattaatgtataaactTATATGTAAATGAGTAGATTAAggattttgaaaaattcaatATATGCTATTATGATTtactgaaatttaaataagttgccatattagatataaaaaagctttttgaatgATTTAAAATCCAACCTTTGAAATTAAAAAGTCGTAATCTGGTTTATATAGTAAACGTGGCTTGACTAAGATGTATGTATTTGGCTTTGTTGTTACGTAACAAAATGAATGATGTTATATTTTCTTAAGAtattctaaaactctattttttaacaaaaaaaatattcaataaaatataaatatatttaaaattttaaaaatataacaatactcaatattttcttaatttaatagtaatcaataagatttttaactaaaatttgtaagagaatttgaaattatattttttaaaatgatcaacAAAAATACTTTAACTGCTACTTTTGGTTGAAGCAGGTTGGCGCggtagtgattttttttttttttatattttttttatgatgagtAGTGATTGGGTTTGAGACAAAGCTTTACGTGTCTTATTTCGTTAGgagaaattaatcaaattatatgTAAAGTAGTCTTATTACTTAGGTCAGTTAGGTGAGAGAGTTTTGGTTGTAATGACGGCGGAATTTTTTCGGGGATTTTCTATTCATAGCATAAATATGTATTTCTTGATTTGTCCTGACGTTCTTGATGaataaatttcttttgtttGCGAATACAATGACCTGGTTTGAAAAAACTCATATCCTTAACGAGGgacttgatttatttttaaaactagtaTGTAAATTGTGCATACGCACACTCGTTTGATTAACGTAAATTCCAAAGTTTGATATTTATCTCATAAGAGATAATATGATCAGAATTACTCAAACTGTAATGCAAATTAATTTGGCATCGATATGAAGCACTGAAGAAAGGCTAAGGCTAACTATTTATATACTATCATCTACAACTAATTAACTTGTCCAACATGATAAGAACTCATGAAATAACGTTAATTTTATAGTAATTTCACTTTCTAGACAACAATGCAATTACAAAAGGGTTCTTTTATAGCTATCATGCAGCTGCTCCAGGACA encodes the following:
- the LOC114409992 gene encoding protein BONZAI 1-like isoform X5 codes for the protein MLDLDEQQFLGEATCALSQIITQPDKSLTIDLYTEDSVGSTLSKNCGKLMVHGEECISSKTAIEMVFRCSDLEYKYLFSRTDPFLLISKVVEAGAQIPICKTEVIRNDLNPIWKSVFVNIQQVGSKDSPLIIECYNFNSNGKHDLMGKVQRSLVELENIHNNGQGENLFLPSADGQNHDNKVLKSQLFVEKFTESVQYTFLDYLAGGFELNFMVAVDFTEVQHKFTIAALVEESGCVLFTLRNHLWVPQNANPLRPLLSGSTAASNGNPRLPDSLHYIDPSGRPNAYQRAIVEVGEVLQLYDSDKRFPTWGFGARPIDGPVCHCFNLNGSSHYCEVEGIQGILMAYTSALLNVSLAGPTLFGPVISTAALIASQSVANGGRKYFVLLIITDGVVTDLQETKDAIVKASDLPLSILIVGVGGADFKEMEVLDADKGERLESSYGRVASRDIVQFIPFREVQSGLSVVQAFLAELPAQFLTYVRSRNIQPNL